The Paenibacillus sp. YPG26 genome includes a window with the following:
- a CDS encoding GNAT family N-acetyltransferase, with amino-acid sequence MNNPPAFKAIPMEESHAQVICSWVYPPPYDIYKFPPWERMKSLEIEFGDPQLRREQYLSVLTPAGELAGFAQIFPMEGVSRLGIGMRPDWCGQGLGKSLVQTIVQEALRRYPGHEVDLEVLIWNERAIRTYEKAGFRITDQYELRTPEGKMPFYCMVYHNDKSHPIDET; translated from the coding sequence ATGAATAACCCTCCAGCATTTAAGGCTATTCCCATGGAAGAATCCCACGCCCAGGTTATCTGCAGCTGGGTCTATCCCCCGCCCTATGACATCTACAAGTTCCCCCCTTGGGAACGGATGAAATCCCTTGAGATTGAGTTCGGCGATCCTCAGCTTCGCCGGGAACAGTACCTATCCGTTCTTACGCCTGCTGGGGAACTGGCCGGATTCGCACAAATCTTCCCTATGGAGGGGGTATCCCGCTTAGGGATCGGAATGCGGCCCGATTGGTGTGGTCAGGGACTGGGTAAGTCTTTGGTGCAGACTATAGTCCAAGAGGCCCTGCGCCGTTATCCTGGGCATGAAGTGGATCTAGAGGTACTTATTTGGAATGAACGGGCCATACGTACCTATGAGAAAGCGGGATTCCGGATTACAGATCAATACGAGCTGCGGACTCCTGAAGGGAAGATGCCCTTTTACTGTATGGTCTACCACAATGATAAATCTCACCCCATTGATGAAACTTAG
- a CDS encoding C40 family peptidase has protein sequence MRKKLAAAATSLALLFTLGTGSAFADSTLTNTVKSVYGTPYKWGGVTSSGFDCSGFTSYVFKKMGVSLARQSKAQFHQGSPVMAKSQLKAGDLVFFNTFGSGVSHVGVFLGNGQFAHASSSKGIHIDRLSSSYYSKRYLGAKRVLSKAKYTKYAVNL, from the coding sequence TTGAGAAAGAAACTAGCAGCAGCGGCAACGAGCTTGGCATTATTGTTCACACTAGGAACAGGCAGCGCATTCGCAGATTCCACATTAACTAACACGGTGAAGAGTGTATACGGTACTCCTTATAAATGGGGCGGCGTAACTTCAAGTGGGTTTGATTGTTCCGGATTTACATCTTATGTGTTCAAGAAAATGGGCGTATCCCTTGCCCGTCAATCCAAAGCTCAATTCCATCAGGGTTCTCCAGTTATGGCGAAGAGCCAATTGAAGGCCGGAGATCTTGTCTTCTTTAATACTTTCGGTTCCGGTGTATCTCATGTCGGAGTATTCCTTGGAAACGGCCAATTCGCACACGCCTCTTCCTCAAAAGGCATTCACATTGACCGTCTCAGCAGCAGCTACTACAGCAAACGCTACCTTGGAGCTAAGCGTGTTCTTAGCAAAGCCAAATACACTAAATATGCTGTGAACCTGTAA
- a CDS encoding C40 family peptidase: MKKKLVVAAVSMSILFTLGTGSVFADSKLDKVVDKVIGTDYKSGGTSTNGFDCSGFTMYVFDKLGIDLPHQSGAQFKMGKAVSKDELKAGDLVFFNTFGNGVSHVGVFVGNGKFAHASSSKGVTISKLSDSYYTNRYVGAKRIMSNEVFQSVADSSKDNN, translated from the coding sequence TTGAAGAAGAAACTTGTGGTTGCAGCAGTATCAATGTCCATTTTATTCACCCTTGGGACTGGAAGCGTTTTCGCTGACTCCAAGCTGGACAAAGTCGTGGACAAAGTGATTGGCACAGATTATAAGTCAGGTGGAACCTCCACGAATGGCTTCGATTGCTCAGGCTTTACGATGTATGTATTTGACAAACTGGGAATAGACCTTCCTCACCAATCGGGCGCCCAATTCAAGATGGGTAAGGCCGTATCGAAAGATGAACTGAAAGCCGGAGATCTGGTATTCTTCAATACTTTTGGTAATGGTGTGTCACACGTAGGTGTATTTGTAGGTAATGGCAAATTCGCACACGCCTCTTCCTCAAAAGGCGTTACCATCAGCAAGCTGAGTGACAGCTACTACACCAACCGCTACGTTGGAGCTAAGCGTATTATGAGCAACGAAGTATTTCAATCTGTTGCCGATTCCTCCAAAGACAACAATTGA
- a CDS encoding M1 family metallopeptidase has translation MTPPRIKIILISILSLIVIGGAVWFSLTPAPAQTSFAPEMGKPPQDQPKTPESIGTPGTEQLSDRIAEYHIDVHLNEKDRTLTGTESITWKHPGRQPVSELYLHLYPNAFASKDTTFMKESGGKLRGDSMPKDGWGSMKLTGIRTTDGISLIHRLQYVQPDDGNTKDQTLVKVRLPRPVQGGESITILMSFEVQLPKVFARMGTADNFVMAGQWFPKISVYEPAGTRGRASEGWNLHQYHGSSEFYSDFGIFSVRINVPSSYIVAATGFPTKTAAVKQNRKIYQFYADDVHDFAWAASPDFVYAEEPFSSAEVPGVRIKLYLDPLHKDLKDRYFYAAKAALSSYSKWYGRYPYSTLSIVVPPASGNGAGGMEYPTLVTAFGATSLSPGYELERTVVHEIGHQYFYGMIASNEFEEAWLDEGFTSYAEDKLMESAYGIQPNLPVQASFVNHPAALPLESWKYGSSDIYAQNVYTRGKLVLLGIERQVGAGTMNKILARYSSKYRFKHPTTSDFQRVVEQVTGQSWKDYFNQYVYSGQMINYSVDSITVNQVQKTPGPLYESVVKISRLGGSYPEVPVLFSYKDGHLVRKIWKGDENQIVYKLQYKEPLAWAMIDPRYTLVLENKHINNYLKAEVEEKTGTRWNLGITKVVESLLGLLSW, from the coding sequence ATGACCCCACCACGGATCAAAATTATACTTATCTCAATTCTCAGCCTTATCGTTATTGGCGGCGCTGTATGGTTCAGCCTGACACCCGCCCCTGCCCAGACCTCATTTGCTCCGGAAATGGGCAAGCCTCCGCAGGATCAGCCCAAGACACCCGAGAGTATCGGCACACCCGGTACGGAGCAGCTTAGTGACCGCATTGCCGAATATCACATTGATGTCCATTTGAATGAGAAGGACCGCACCTTAACCGGCACCGAGAGTATAACCTGGAAGCACCCGGGCAGACAGCCCGTGAGCGAGCTCTACCTTCACCTGTATCCGAACGCCTTCGCCTCCAAGGATACTACCTTCATGAAGGAGTCCGGAGGCAAGCTTCGGGGCGACTCTATGCCAAAGGATGGATGGGGCTCCATGAAGCTGACTGGAATCCGGACCACCGATGGGATCTCCCTGATTCACCGTCTTCAGTATGTACAGCCTGATGATGGCAATACGAAAGACCAGACTCTGGTCAAGGTTCGGCTTCCCCGCCCCGTTCAGGGCGGAGAGAGCATAACTATTCTCATGAGCTTTGAGGTCCAGCTTCCCAAGGTATTCGCCCGCATGGGCACCGCGGATAACTTCGTGATGGCCGGGCAGTGGTTCCCCAAAATAAGTGTGTATGAGCCAGCCGGAACCCGCGGCCGCGCCTCCGAAGGCTGGAACCTGCATCAATACCACGGAAGCTCGGAGTTCTACTCCGACTTCGGGATCTTCAGTGTACGGATCAATGTGCCAAGCTCCTATATCGTCGCAGCGACCGGCTTTCCCACCAAGACCGCAGCGGTCAAGCAGAATCGCAAGATCTACCAGTTCTATGCCGATGATGTGCATGACTTTGCCTGGGCGGCTTCCCCGGACTTTGTCTATGCGGAGGAGCCATTCTCCTCGGCCGAGGTCCCGGGTGTCCGGATCAAGCTGTATCTCGATCCGCTGCATAAGGACCTTAAGGACCGCTATTTCTATGCGGCTAAGGCTGCCTTGTCTTCCTACAGCAAATGGTATGGCCGTTATCCTTACTCGACCCTGTCCATCGTGGTTCCCCCGGCAAGCGGCAATGGGGCAGGCGGAATGGAGTATCCGACCCTCGTAACTGCCTTTGGAGCGACTTCGCTCTCACCTGGGTATGAGCTGGAGAGAACCGTGGTGCACGAGATCGGACACCAATATTTTTACGGCATGATCGCAAGTAACGAATTCGAAGAAGCCTGGCTGGATGAGGGATTCACTTCTTACGCTGAAGACAAACTCATGGAGAGCGCCTATGGAATTCAGCCCAATCTGCCTGTTCAGGCCAGCTTCGTGAACCATCCAGCCGCGCTGCCTCTGGAATCCTGGAAATACGGATCCTCCGATATCTATGCCCAAAATGTCTATACCCGCGGCAAGCTCGTACTGCTCGGCATTGAACGGCAGGTTGGAGCAGGAACCATGAACAAGATCCTGGCCCGCTACAGCAGCAAATACCGCTTCAAGCACCCGACAACCTCGGATTTCCAAAGAGTCGTGGAGCAGGTGACCGGGCAGTCCTGGAAGGATTATTTCAATCAGTATGTATACAGCGGGCAAATGATAAATTACTCGGTTGATTCCATCACCGTGAACCAAGTACAGAAGACTCCCGGCCCCCTATATGAGTCTGTCGTGAAGATCAGCCGACTCGGCGGCAGCTATCCGGAGGTTCCCGTCCTGTTCAGCTACAAAGACGGACATCTTGTGCGCAAGATCTGGAAGGGTGATGAGAACCAGATTGTCTACAAGCTGCAGTACAAGGAGCCGCTGGCCTGGGCAATGATCGATCCCCGCTACACCCTGGTGCTGGAGAACAAGCATATTAACAATTATCTGAAAGCAGAAGTGGAAGAGAAGACCGGAACGCGGTGGAATCTGGGCATAACCAAAGTAGTGGAGTCCCTACTTGGATTGCTCTCATGGTGA
- a CDS encoding YwhD family protein has translation MDNLNKTGKKQIALNIISGNEKSSKHKGFGAGSIDLNSVSPIIIDSGEAKIDIGAMHAKSKVERGIKFSANKEDVPNGRQVWLVWVAVDRTPEGQLYGGATACEMLIDTEAKRGWKILADHVNKLDYAIKRRIMLDELGPADKQALRTLLVTHNEEWWNRSSSELKNALEG, from the coding sequence ATGGACAATCTGAACAAGACTGGCAAGAAGCAAATTGCCTTAAATATTATCAGCGGGAATGAGAAAAGCAGCAAACACAAGGGCTTTGGCGCGGGTTCCATTGACCTGAACAGCGTATCGCCGATCATTATTGATAGCGGGGAAGCGAAGATCGACATCGGTGCCATGCATGCGAAGAGTAAAGTGGAGCGGGGAATCAAGTTCTCTGCGAATAAAGAGGACGTGCCGAACGGGCGTCAAGTATGGCTGGTATGGGTTGCGGTGGACCGCACGCCGGAAGGCCAGCTGTATGGCGGAGCGACTGCGTGTGAGATGCTGATCGACACCGAGGCGAAGCGCGGATGGAAGATTCTCGCCGACCACGTAAATAAGCTGGATTACGCGATTAAACGCCGCATTATGCTGGATGAGCTGGGCCCGGCAGATAAGCAGGCACTGCGTACACTGCTGGTCACGCATAACGAAGAATGGTGGAACCGCTCATCCAGCGAGCTGAAAAATGCCCTGGAAGGGTAA
- a CDS encoding MmcQ/YjbR family DNA-binding protein, translated as MKHQELIELGLGYPGTRLDYPFDPSLPVLYVGSKMFALLTNHLDVPSVNLKTNPEEAWIQRESYPGAVIPGYHMNKRHWNTVLLNGQVPDEVIAAMLQESYQLVVAKMPKASRLLLFQSENPPAE; from the coding sequence ATGAAGCATCAGGAACTTATCGAGCTTGGTCTTGGCTACCCGGGAACCCGCCTAGACTACCCTTTTGACCCAAGTCTTCCAGTACTCTACGTCGGCAGCAAAATGTTCGCTCTGCTGACCAATCATCTTGACGTTCCATCCGTCAATCTTAAGACCAATCCAGAGGAGGCCTGGATTCAGCGCGAAAGCTACCCTGGCGCCGTGATCCCCGGCTACCATATGAATAAGCGCCACTGGAATACCGTACTGCTGAATGGACAAGTACCGGACGAGGTCATTGCCGCCATGCTGCAGGAATCCTACCAGCTAGTTGTCGCCAAGATGCCCAAGGCATCCCGGCTGCTTCTATTCCAGAGTGAGAATCCCCCGGCTGAATAG
- a CDS encoding heavy metal translocating P-type ATPase, with amino-acid sequence MSNSSASSKAEYKVQGLSCANCARELQDEIRKLEHGGDAALHYNSSRLIVNPKVDLTRVRKILKSDGATLVLPADTHSGVSPANAEFTAVADEVAAAKTDRDPSHVSSVGSVGSLGSVGSVGPASSAVSAAASGPAAHGHAARSHSHADNHQGGGHDHPHVHQGHTHDHADSHSHSHDPNGHDHPPVHQGHAHDHAGSHSHDHDHGGHGGQLIKWLLSAAAILYLATFALGNVLPSAALILFYAAATLLSGYSTFWRGLKNLLKLKFNMDTLMTVALAGAVVIGEWEEATLVAILFGLNELLEGYGMNRARKSMEALLSAAPKQAVVLRAEGRTETIPTELLQVNDIVIVRAGEKIPSDGTVTEGNSAVNEAAITGESIPVSKHAGDSVFGGSVNTEGLLKVKIEKAYQDSSLSKIMHLVQEAQDTKTPTELFIDKFARYYTPAIMIIAALVVLIPPLLFGAPWMKWVYEGLAILIVGCPCALVLSSPIALVSGMTRSARSGVLIKGGVHLEQLGRINMIAFDKTGTLTEGRPAVIQEAVYDPGRFYAAAGAMEQSSLHPLAEAVVRKAKESGITHFAPVDNLVTLPGQGIQGDIEGVRYWAGNEQLLKHVSLSASDRERIEADLHRMKEAGLTIVLVADAAHVLGIAGLADQIRAESRGVIARLHQAGIEHTVMLTGDHAGTAKSVAQATGVTDWYAGLLPEQKVDKIKELAARGQVAMVGDGINDAPALATAQLGIAMGKGTDSAVETADIVLMQDHLGKLPAAIRIARLANRIIRWNIGISLGLKLIALLLTIPGLLTLWIAVMSDMGATIIVTLLGLTILLGRDKEA; translated from the coding sequence ATGAGTAACTCATCCGCAAGTTCCAAAGCCGAATACAAAGTACAAGGACTCTCCTGTGCTAATTGTGCCCGGGAGCTGCAGGACGAGATCCGCAAGCTGGAACATGGCGGGGACGCCGCGCTTCACTATAACAGCAGCAGGCTGATTGTGAATCCTAAGGTGGACCTCACCCGTGTCCGCAAAATCCTCAAGAGCGACGGGGCGACCCTCGTCCTTCCCGCAGACACCCATTCAGGCGTCTCGCCAGCTAATGCTGAGTTTACTGCTGTAGCCGATGAAGTCGCAGCTGCAAAAACAGACCGCGACCCCTCCCATGTGAGTTCCGTCGGTTCCGTGGGTTCCCTGGGTTCAGTAGGTTCAGTAGGCCCAGCGAGCTCGGCAGTCTCAGCTGCCGCAAGCGGCCCGGCCGCTCATGGCCATGCTGCCCGCAGTCACTCCCATGCAGACAACCACCAAGGCGGCGGGCATGATCACCCTCACGTCCATCAAGGCCATACACATGATCACGCGGACAGCCACTCCCATAGCCACGACCCCAACGGACACGATCACCCTCCCGTCCATCAAGGCCACGCGCATGATCATGCGGGCAGCCACTCCCATGACCATGATCATGGCGGACACGGTGGCCAGCTGATCAAGTGGCTGCTCAGCGCAGCCGCGATCTTGTACTTAGCCACCTTTGCACTGGGAAATGTGCTGCCGTCAGCGGCATTGATCTTGTTCTACGCGGCAGCCACCCTGTTAAGCGGCTACTCCACCTTTTGGCGGGGCCTGAAGAATCTGCTTAAATTGAAATTCAACATGGATACACTGATGACCGTAGCGTTGGCTGGTGCTGTTGTGATCGGGGAATGGGAAGAGGCCACTTTGGTCGCGATTTTGTTCGGGCTTAACGAGCTGCTTGAAGGCTATGGCATGAACCGGGCCCGCAAATCTATGGAGGCACTGCTCAGCGCCGCTCCTAAGCAGGCTGTAGTCCTTCGCGCCGAAGGCCGTACAGAGACTATTCCTACCGAACTTCTGCAGGTGAATGACATTGTTATTGTCCGTGCCGGAGAAAAGATCCCTTCAGACGGAACGGTTACCGAAGGGAACAGCGCGGTGAATGAAGCGGCAATTACGGGGGAATCCATTCCCGTCTCGAAGCACGCCGGGGACAGTGTGTTTGGCGGCAGCGTGAACACAGAGGGTCTTCTCAAGGTAAAGATTGAGAAGGCCTACCAGGACTCTTCCCTCTCGAAGATCATGCATCTGGTGCAAGAAGCACAGGACACCAAGACGCCTACCGAGCTCTTTATTGATAAATTCGCGAGATACTACACACCCGCAATTATGATTATTGCCGCGCTTGTTGTACTGATACCGCCCCTGCTCTTTGGAGCGCCCTGGATGAAATGGGTATATGAAGGGCTTGCTATTCTGATCGTTGGCTGTCCTTGCGCGCTCGTGCTGTCCTCACCGATTGCGCTTGTAAGTGGAATGACCCGCAGTGCCCGCAGCGGCGTGTTAATCAAGGGCGGTGTTCATTTGGAGCAGCTTGGCCGCATCAACATGATCGCTTTCGACAAGACGGGAACGCTCACGGAAGGGCGTCCTGCCGTTATTCAAGAAGCCGTATACGATCCGGGGCGGTTCTACGCCGCAGCGGGGGCTATGGAGCAATCCTCTCTTCACCCGCTTGCTGAAGCGGTAGTCCGCAAGGCCAAAGAGTCAGGAATCACCCATTTTGCCCCGGTTGATAACCTGGTTACCCTCCCTGGTCAAGGGATTCAAGGGGATATCGAGGGGGTTCGCTACTGGGCAGGCAATGAGCAGCTGCTTAAGCACGTCTCTCTGTCCGCCTCGGATAGAGAGCGGATAGAAGCGGATCTTCACCGGATGAAGGAAGCCGGACTGACGATTGTCCTGGTAGCCGATGCGGCGCATGTGCTGGGCATTGCCGGACTCGCGGACCAGATTCGCGCCGAGAGCCGCGGCGTAATTGCCCGGCTGCACCAAGCCGGGATTGAACATACCGTCATGCTGACCGGTGACCATGCCGGTACAGCCAAATCTGTGGCCCAGGCCACAGGTGTCACAGATTGGTACGCCGGCCTCCTGCCGGAGCAGAAGGTCGACAAGATCAAGGAGCTGGCAGCTAGAGGGCAGGTCGCTATGGTTGGCGATGGCATTAACGATGCCCCCGCACTGGCCACAGCCCAGCTGGGCATTGCGATGGGTAAGGGCACCGACAGTGCCGTCGAGACCGCCGACATCGTCCTGATGCAGGATCATCTCGGCAAGCTGCCGGCAGCGATCAGGATCGCCCGTCTGGCGAACCGGATTATCCGCTGGAATATCGGCATCAGTCTGGGCCTTAAGCTGATCGCCCTGCTGCTAACGATTCCAGGCCTGCTTACCCTCTGGATCGCTGTCATGTCCGATATGGGCGCAACCATTATAGTCACCCTGCTTGGACTGACCATCCTGCTTGGCAGAGATAAGGAAGCTTAA
- a CDS encoding metalloregulator ArsR/SmtB family transcription factor, translating to MTTQTNTQLEVCETNCEHEEITSKLRELLQEEEIVGMAQIFKALSDPNRVKIAFLLDQGKELCVCDIAALLDCSVATASHHLRQLKSSHITKSRKEGKNVYYSLKDHHIQTLIAMTLEHQREKSDHE from the coding sequence ATGACAACGCAGACCAACACCCAACTCGAAGTATGTGAGACGAACTGTGAACATGAAGAGATTACCTCTAAGCTGCGCGAACTGCTGCAGGAAGAGGAGATCGTGGGCATGGCCCAAATTTTCAAGGCGTTATCCGATCCTAACCGTGTAAAAATCGCTTTTCTGCTCGATCAGGGCAAGGAGCTGTGTGTATGTGACATTGCGGCGCTGCTGGATTGTTCTGTAGCCACGGCCTCTCATCATCTAAGGCAGCTGAAGTCCTCCCATATTACGAAATCGCGCAAAGAAGGCAAGAACGTCTATTATTCGCTGAAAGACCATCATATCCAGACGCTGATCGCCATGACGCTGGAGCATCAGAGGGAGAAGAGCGACCATGAGTAA
- a CDS encoding DNA-3-methyladenine glycosylase, which produces MNDEHMSNPNTDDRITEMTASESPARQHDEQRIPPPRLLPSSIYQVTALEAAPRLLGHTLVRRTEDGEIRSRIIETEAYGGVEDKGSHAFGGRRTNRTSIMFGEGGSAYVYLIYGMYSCLNVVTGREGDPQAVLIRATEPLTEVDRLIMAKYRDIQSRKPADLSNGPGKLCRALRIDRSLNGLDLRAPGGPIWLEAGDEHQDFDIVESPRINIDYAEEYAAKPWRFNIKDHPFVSVKAKHAPICGTFQGLQLR; this is translated from the coding sequence ATGAACGACGAGCACATGTCCAACCCTAATACAGACGACAGGATCACGGAGATGACTGCGTCAGAATCTCCCGCGAGGCAGCATGATGAACAGCGGATCCCGCCTCCCCGCCTTCTCCCTTCTTCCATCTACCAGGTGACTGCGCTGGAAGCGGCGCCGCGCCTGCTCGGACATACACTTGTCCGCCGGACGGAGGACGGAGAGATTCGTTCACGGATCATTGAGACCGAGGCGTACGGAGGAGTTGAAGACAAGGGAAGCCATGCCTTTGGAGGCCGCCGCACCAATAGAACCTCCATTATGTTCGGGGAGGGAGGCAGCGCGTATGTGTATTTGATCTACGGCATGTACAGCTGTCTGAACGTCGTTACCGGCCGGGAGGGCGATCCGCAAGCCGTGCTCATCCGGGCAACTGAGCCGCTAACGGAAGTGGACAGGCTGATCATGGCCAAGTACCGCGACATCCAGTCCCGCAAGCCCGCTGATCTGAGCAATGGTCCCGGCAAGCTGTGCCGAGCCCTGCGTATCGACCGCTCCCTGAACGGACTGGACCTGCGCGCTCCCGGCGGGCCGATCTGGCTGGAAGCCGGCGATGAGCATCAGGACTTCGATATCGTGGAGTCCCCCCGCATTAACATTGATTACGCCGAGGAGTATGCGGCTAAGCCTTGGCGGTTCAACATCAAGGACCATCCTTTTGTATCGGTCAAAGCCAAACATGCCCCGATCTGCGGGACATTTCAGGGGCTGCAGCTGCGCTAG